Below is a window of Camelina sativa cultivar DH55 chromosome 11, Cs, whole genome shotgun sequence DNA.
TTTAGGTTCTTATAAAACTGATAgcaaaaaaacactaaaattcacgatataaaactaatatttatgTATCTAAAAAGTGTGTATATCTACCTTAACCTTCTTGACAAAATCAAGAGCTTTCCAATACTCATCAGACATTATTGGTGTAGTTTGTTCACCGTCCAGTTTTATCCTGAGTTCCTTAGGCAAAAATGGATTGAAACCCAAAATCAGTTCCTTGTCTTCCTTAAAGAGTTCTCTCACCACTGATCTTACAATATACGAATCCATCCTACCATGAAAATACTTTCAGATTATTTTGTTCAGTCCCCCCACAATACAAACATCTTACgtgaaaaaaatttgaaatttctttaaaaGCAAAACCCGTTATACATTAACACTGAAAATATATACCTCCTAGCTGTGAAAGCTGTCATGACCTCAAGAAACCTTATGTAGACGTCACGTTTGTTTTGAAGTTTTTTCTTCACAATCTTGAGATACTCCTGTGGGTTAGTTTTAGTTGGCCTCGATGCGACCATGGTTCACAATTTGTCAATGCTTCATTATACCCATAAAAAGAGGAAAGACATAAGATCATTGTAGGTGTTCCAACATTACAATAATGGAATGCAATCAAAGTTGTAGTAATCAAACTCGAAATCATCCGAATTATAAACAAGTGTTAAAAACTAGTAACGAGAGAACAATCAAATGAAATATTGCAGTGGAatttgaagaaaacataataaaaactgaaatatcATCATCCTAATATTATTATAGATTATACTTTGAAACAAGTGAGAGATGCtcaaagaaaaatttgaaaactaataacaataataacatGATACAATAAAGAGAAGCATATTATACAATAATCAACACATGATTCATCTAGAGGGGAGAGATTCCTCACCTCACAAGAAACCCCGGAGAAGTGTTAGGCTTTACCAATAATTAATatgaaacttatatataaaacatatacaaagaAGCAATCTTCATTTTAGggtaaaatattatgtttttactCCTTTTTAGtgttcttcatctttttatttgACCAGTGGGTGACATGAGGAGAGATTTTCTGTTATctctttattaaatttataattttgagcCATGGTTGAAATTGTTgtgataattttaaattaatatgtaattaatttttacaGTAGTCAATGTCAAAAagtagaaggaaaaaaattctTTATTGAGATTTATTCAAGCTTTGATGAATATTACCTTCTAACAGCAATCCATATGTACCCTAAATTGAAGTGTATAagatttagtttattttaatatagtaATGTATTAAATACCTTTTTTACTAAATAGATTTtctattaagtttttttctttaaatatatatgagatgTTGATTTGATGggatataatttaatttaagaaTGAATTTggtaacaaatttaaaaaatttgacttacatatatttaaaatatcaaaaagtaaTTTGATTTAAATGTGGGAT
It encodes the following:
- the LOC104723997 gene encoding paired amphipathic helix protein Sin3-like 4; its protein translation is MVASRPTKTNPQEYLKIVKKKLQNKRDVYIRFLEVMTAFTARRMDSYIVRSVVRELFKEDKELILGFNPFLPKELRIKLDGEQTTPIMSDEYWKALDFVKKVKDDVRIYKSFVNIMDMFMKEKKSTDEICHEVTILFRDHHDLRVEFYHFLPQNLPRKRE